A part of Sebastes fasciatus isolate fSebFas1 chromosome 10, fSebFas1.pri, whole genome shotgun sequence genomic DNA contains:
- the pola2 gene encoding DNA polymerase alpha subunit B: MALVTGESLTTELEMFDIACQDDSALDKMVAQCICNRIQADEMVLEWVAYSTTKNGLKLTTDHLEQFEHEVLNKKNRSKQSFRKEEKHNRTRDIHTIQDIIKAEEEEENLLDAYSTPAKGSQKRALTTPEHPHSKRSAALLASPGLLLSPASFSPSATPSQKYSQRGAKGEVVVSFGVVQGTRWAGRKTLGAGVQLELLEGPEDSLRCSYKYMFQRLRDVRNVLTEKIEELGDGLRSHFNIEEFSPVSLPAQDSITVLGQVCCDSNGKLNAHSVLLEAGPEQGGQIVPVDLSELKEYSLFPGQVVVMEGMNTTGRKLTASKLCEGVPLPFYTPEVKMEMDEEPMNVLVACGPYTPSDSLTFDPLLDLINVIVRDRPDVCLLLGPFVDSKHEQIEKAQVTETFEAIFSRCVESIVDGTKSVGCHLVFVPSQRDIHHHFIYPQPPFSLPNLSKDQAQRVTLVPDPCTLLIDGVTFGVTSTDILFHMGAEEISCGTGSDRFSRILKHMLTQRSYYPLYPPVEEVNMDYEKFQSFGQMPLTPDVLIVPSELRYFVKDVVGCVCVNPGRLTKGQVGGTYGRLLIQRSAPSDDGRRASPCLAAQVVKI, from the exons ATGGCTCTAGTAACAGGAGAAAGCCTGACAACAGAGCTGGAGATGTTCGATATTGCCTGCCAGGATGACTCCGCTCTCGACAAGA TGGTGGCGCAGTGTATTTGTAACAGGATACAGGCAGATGAGATGGTGCTGGAGTGGGTGGCCTACAGCACCACAAAAAATGGACTAAAACTCACCACGGACCACCTGGAGCAATTTGAACATGAG gtgTTAAACAAGAAGAATAGATCCAAACAAAGCttcagaaaagaagaaaaacacaacagaaccAGAGACATCCACACAATACAGGACAT AATTAaagctgaggaagaggaggagaatctGCTGGATGCCTACTCTACTCCTGCTAAG gGTTCCCAGAAGCGAGCGCTGACCACTCCTGAACACCCACATTCAAAAAGAAGTGCAGCTCTGCTGGCCAGCCCGGGCCTGCTGCTGTCTCCTGCCAGCTTTTCTCCCAG TGCGACACCCTCACAGAAGTACAGCCAGCGAGGAGCAAAAGGGGAGGTGGTGGTTTCGTTCGGGGTCGTGCAGGGAACCCGTTGGGCAGGCAGGAAGACTCTGGGTGCCGGCGTCCAGCTGGAGCTCCTGGAAGGGCCTGAAGACTCGCTCCGCTGCAGCTACAAGTACATGTTCCAGAGGCTGCGCGATGTTCGAAATG TGTTGACGGAGAAGATAGAGGAGCTCGGCGACGGCCTCAGGTCTCACTTCAACATCGAAGAGTTCTCCCCCGTCTCTCTGCCCGCTCAG GACAGTATAACGGTGTTGGGTCAGGTTTGCTGTGACAGTAACGGCAAACTGAACGCACACTCGGTTCTATTGGAGGCGGGACCGGAGCAAGGCGGTCAGATAGTACCTGTCGACCTATCAGAGCTTAAAGAGTACTCTCTGTTTCCTGGTCAG gtggtggtgatggagggAATGAACACAACAGGAAGAAAACTGACGGCTTCCAAACTCTGCGAG ggagTCCCTCTTCCTTTCTACACTCCTGAGGTGAAAATGGAGATGGATGAAG AGCCAATGAATGTACTGGTGGCATGCGGACCGTACACTCCTTCTGACagcctgacctttgaccctttgCTGGACCTCATCAATGTCATTGTCAGGGACCGCCCTGATGTCTGCCTGCTG CTGGGCCCGTTTGTGGATTCCAAACATGAACAAATTGAG AAAGCTCAGGTGACCGAGACGTTCGAGGCCATTTTCTCAAGATGTGTCGAAAGCATTGTGGATGGCACCAAAAG CGTTGGCTGTCACCTGGTGTTTGTTCCCTCCCAGAGAGACATCCACCATCATTTCATCTACCCACAGCCTCCCTTCTCCCTGCCGAACCTCAGCAAGGACCAGGCCCAg CGTGTCACCCTGGTGCCTGACCCCTGCACCCTGCTGATTGACGGTGTGACCTTTGGCGTGACCTCCACTGACATCCTGTTCCACATGGGCGCAGAGGAGATCAGCTG cgGCACTGGATCAGACAGATTTTCACGCATACTGAAACACATGCTGACCCAGAGGAG TTACTACCCGCTGTACCCGCCTGTGGAGGAGGTCAACATGGATTATGAGAAGTTCCAGAGCTTCGGCCAGATGCCGCTGACCCCCGACGTCCTCATCGTTCCCTCCGAGCTGCGCTACTTCGTAAAG GATGTGgtcggctgtgtgtgtgtcaacccCGGACGGCTGACCAAAGGCCAGGTGGGTGGGACCTACGGCAGGTTGCTCATCCAGCGCAGCGCTCCATCAGACGACGGGCGGAGAGCGAGCCCCTGTTTGGCTGCTCAGGTGGTGAAAATCTAA
- the top6bl gene encoding type 2 DNA topoisomerase 6 subunit B-like encodes MLREIQQVLRLVMILKKQRQHHGLKNSGGLLVLLWTETGASGQSVNCTVAAAGPWCTGIKMKALQPVLTDLKESMFPCAWPCPHPDPEELSAFTDLYGSLRLLLSVQMKDARHFSPEWCARIEAFLHSFSFANARINIHFKFKFNQQTFQRDFRVKINSKVTRANQPPLILDVTCRTQPPECVKKGCWCRGGHPVLGSRVPLSIPPEAMDHGLFVELSVQPVTLLSPCVLQYPNLATQLTHIQVLVCSPSNVPVTGPSTFLQNLPAHLDCQELGLHGIHCSSCKDLVHSGGTVYTVEQENSEDPEHESSPPPMQQSLLLCLLLQHSDPFTYQLSDMMATEMLIEHHLEDVLNNNRQAVTTALQTELKNSLKAQNHRKKEQEKLRSAAEVILSSAMSIVTCSSNMDFRNACLNSMKVRDTHELSASLRESLRRVTSWKFTPMSRCYSAQMEEHPESDEPTRIEI; translated from the exons ATGCTCAGAGAAATACAGCAG gtgTTGAGGCTGGTCATGATTTTGAAAAAGCAAAGACAGCACCATGGTTTAAAGAATTCAGGAGGccttttggtgcttctgtggaCTGAAACAGGAGCTTCTGGTCAAAGTGTGAACTGCACAG TTGCAGCTGCTGGTCCCTGGTGCACAGGGATTAAAATGAAAGCACTCCAACCtg TCCTCACAGATTTGAAGGAGAGCATGTTTCCCTGTGCGTGGCCGTGTCCTCACCCTGACCCTGAGGAGCTGAGTGCCTTCACTGATCTGTACGGTTCCCTCAGATTACTGCTGTCTGTTCAG ATGAAAGATGCAAGACATTTCAGTCCAGAGTGGTGTGCTCGTATTGAAGCGTTCCTGCACTCATTCAGTTTTGCTAACGCAAGG ATCAATATCCacttcaaattcaaattcaatcaGCAGACCTTCCAGCGAGACTTTAG AGTGAAGATCAACAGTAAAGTTACCCGGGCAAACCAACCGCCACTGATCTTGGATGTCACCTGTAGAACACA GCCTCCAGAGTGCGTGAAGAAAGGATGCTGGTGTCGGGGAGGACACCCTGTCCTTGGAAGCAGGGTCCCACTCAGTATCCCACCTGAAGCCATGGACCATGGCCTGTTCGTGGAGCTCAGCGTCCAGCCTGTCACACTCCTGAGCCCCTGTGTGCTGCAATACCCCAATCTGGCAACACAACTCACTCACATACAA GTGTTAGTATGCAGTCCCAGTAATGTTCCTGTCACAGGCCCCTCCACCTTCCTCCAGAACCTGCCTGCACATCTGGACTGTCAGGAACTGGGCCTGCACGGCATTCACTGCTCCTCCTGCAAAG ATCTTGTGCACAGCGGTGGCACTGTGTACACAGTAGAGCAAGAAAACAGTGAGGATCCAGAGCATGAATCAAGTCCTCCCCCAATGCAGCAGAGTCTCCTGCTTTGCCTCCTCCTGCAGCACAGTGACCCCTTCACCTACCAGCTCTCTGATATGATGG CCACAGAGATGCTGATAGAGCACCACCTGGAGGATGTTCTGAACAACAACAGGCAGGCAGTCACAACAGCCCTGCAGACGGAGCTGAAGAACTCACTGAAAGCccaaaatcacagaaaaaag GAACAAGAGAAGCTGCGTTCAGCTGCTGAGGTGATTCTCAGTTCAGCCATGAGTATTGTGACCTGCAGCAGTAACATGGATTTCAGAAATGCCTGTCTGAACAGCATGAag GTGCGTGACACTCACGAGCTGTCAGCCTCCCTCCGGGAATCACTGAGGAGGGTGACATCATGGAAATTCACTCCCATGAGCAGATGCTACTCAGCTCAG ATGGAAGAACATCCTGAGAGTGATGAGCCCACCAGAATAGAAATCTGA